Proteins encoded in a region of the Halorussus sp. MSC15.2 genome:
- a CDS encoding indole-3-glycerol-phosphate synthase translates to MNDSEELAPAVASILRSAEARGDPEGGPLSVDARSLPAALSRAETDGRVPVIAEVKPTSPTTDGTRDADPVELAERMVDGGAAALSVLTEPDHFGGSPENLRRIRETVDVPVLRKDFVVRESQLDTVAADVVLLIARFVGSAERSSADHSSGPRGGVTASEETAEPSPCPREDDDLADLVAAAEARGFQPLVEVHDAAELERAVAAGAELIGVNNRDLAKLEVDLETFETVAPQAPGDVTLVAESGIGSPGDARRMVEAGADGLLVGSAIMDGVSESSSEDRETESLETVTENTRRLTRARTQR, encoded by the coding sequence ATGAACGATAGCGAGGAACTCGCGCCCGCGGTCGCGTCCATCCTCCGGTCCGCGGAGGCCCGCGGCGACCCGGAGGGCGGGCCGCTCTCGGTCGATGCTCGGTCGCTCCCCGCGGCCCTCTCGCGGGCGGAGACCGACGGACGCGTCCCGGTCATCGCAGAGGTGAAGCCCACGAGTCCGACGACCGACGGGACCCGAGACGCCGACCCCGTGGAACTGGCCGAGCGCATGGTGGATGGCGGCGCGGCCGCGCTCTCGGTGCTGACCGAACCGGACCACTTCGGGGGGTCGCCCGAGAACCTGCGGCGAATCCGCGAGACCGTGGACGTGCCGGTCCTCCGGAAGGACTTCGTCGTGCGCGAGAGCCAACTCGACACCGTGGCGGCCGACGTGGTCCTGCTCATCGCCCGGTTCGTGGGTAGCGCGGAGCGGAGCTCCGCGGACCATTCGAGCGGGCCGCGAGGCGGTGTAACCGCCTCGGAAGAGACGGCAGAGCCGTCTCCCTGCCCGCGAGAAGATGATGACCTCGCCGACCTCGTGGCGGCCGCGGAGGCGCGCGGGTTCCAACCGCTCGTGGAGGTCCACGACGCCGCGGAGTTGGAGCGAGCGGTCGCGGCGGGCGCGGAGCTAATCGGCGTGAACAACCGCGACTTGGCGAAGTTGGAGGTGGACCTCGAAACCTTCGAGACGGTCGCGCCCCAAGCGCCCGGCGACGTGACCCTCGTCGCGGAGAGCGGTATCGGTTCGCCCGGCGACGCCCGCCGGATGGTCGAGGCGGGGGCCGACGGCCTGCTCGTCGGGAGCGCGATAATGGACGGCGTCTCGGAGTCTTCCTCCGAGGACCGAGAGACCGAGTCTCTCGAAACAGTCACGGAGAACACGCGGCGGTTGACGCGAGCGCGGACCCAGAGGTGA
- a CDS encoding HalX domain-containing protein, with protein MGGRESRPTVLLVDADPTLRALYDEWCSEVGTVSAVADAEAALATVGEEFDAVLTERRLPDATGRELVARLADENRFTGFVTSATPTVDLADVPVDVYLRKPVSRDQFRATIDRFAALSSADPAVRTCAALAEKYRVLRAVTSAEERRSNEAFARFVARYESLRRRHASEMADLPSPTADPTSISNSSA; from the coding sequence ATGGGTGGACGTGAATCCCGACCGACAGTTCTACTCGTCGACGCCGACCCGACGCTCCGCGCGCTCTACGACGAGTGGTGTTCGGAGGTCGGAACGGTGTCGGCCGTCGCGGACGCCGAGGCGGCGCTCGCCACGGTCGGCGAGGAGTTCGACGCGGTGTTGACCGAGCGGCGACTGCCCGACGCGACCGGACGCGAGTTGGTCGCGCGTCTCGCCGACGAGAACCGCTTCACCGGATTCGTCACCAGCGCGACCCCGACCGTCGACCTCGCGGACGTGCCCGTGGACGTGTACCTCCGAAAACCCGTCTCCCGCGACCAGTTTCGCGCGACTATCGACCGGTTCGCGGCGCTCTCCTCGGCCGACCCGGCGGTCCGGACCTGCGCGGCGCTCGCGGAGAAGTACCGGGTACTCCGCGCCGTGACGTCGGCGGAGGAGCGCCGGTCGAACGAGGCGTTCGCCCGGTTCGTCGCGCGGTACGAGTCGCTGCGACGCCGACACGCGAGCGAGATGGCCGACCTCCCGTCGCCGACCGCCGACCCGACGTCGATTTCGAATTCGTCGGCGTGA
- a CDS encoding helix-turn-helix domain-containing protein codes for MAEEGTPEAVLELLDGYTCAILSAASSRPVSAKSIHEAFGVPDSTLYRRLPRLVERGLLTERTRIDDDGNHYRVYESRIERVVFEVADGTATARVSVVDDDRTRVETWRFD; via the coding sequence GTGGCCGAAGAAGGTACCCCCGAGGCTGTCTTAGAACTGTTGGACGGGTACACCTGCGCGATTCTGTCCGCGGCGAGTTCGCGTCCGGTGTCCGCCAAGTCGATACACGAGGCGTTCGGCGTCCCCGACTCGACGCTGTACCGCCGTCTGCCGCGACTCGTCGAGCGCGGGCTACTGACCGAGCGGACTCGCATCGACGACGACGGCAATCACTACCGAGTGTACGAGTCCCGCATCGAGCGAGTCGTCTTCGAGGTCGCCGACGGCACGGCGACCGCCCGGGTCTCGGTGGTAGACGACGACCGGACTCGGGTCGAGACGTGGCGGTTCGACTGA
- a CDS encoding MGMT family protein: MDDTVETEDPSDVAGIFARESSYLERYVQLGVASGRVLSVSFPDTPDEQAQTDHDLLDRIFDYLDGVEEDDFSDVTVALTVPTDQRRVLERVRGIPYGDQIDVETLARMTSGVDHTDEDDLNTVRTALDRNPAPLLIPDHRVRDGPSAAPPAVEQKLRSLEGL; this comes from the coding sequence ATGGACGACACTGTCGAGACCGAGGACCCGAGCGACGTCGCCGGTATCTTCGCACGCGAATCGTCGTATCTGGAGCGGTACGTCCAGTTGGGAGTCGCCAGCGGACGCGTCCTCAGCGTCTCGTTCCCGGACACGCCCGACGAGCAGGCCCAGACCGACCACGACCTGCTCGACCGCATCTTCGACTACCTCGACGGCGTCGAGGAGGACGACTTCTCGGACGTGACCGTCGCGCTCACGGTGCCGACCGACCAGCGCCGCGTGCTGGAACGCGTCCGTGGGATTCCATACGGGGACCAGATAGACGTCGAGACGCTGGCCCGGATGACCAGCGGCGTGGACCACACCGACGAGGACGACCTGAACACGGTCCGAACCGCGCTCGACCGCAACCCAGCGCCGCTGCTGATTCCGGACCACCGAGTCCGCGACGGCCCGAGCGCCGCGCCGCCCGCGGTCGAACAGAAACTCCGGTCGCTAGAGGGACTGTAA
- a CDS encoding Mut7-C RNAse domain-containing protein, whose amino-acid sequence MPTRTPAESALLLDAMLGKLATYLRMCGYDAAYALDREARSASERTSGDERCDDPGGVEDDDDLLALAESEGRLLVTRDAELAERADGLLLTTKPVTDQLRELADAGFELELSEPTRCAECNAELVALAADAETPEYAPDTDEFRVWRCPECDQHFWKGSHWASVEETLSDL is encoded by the coding sequence ATGCCGACGCGCACGCCCGCGGAGTCGGCGCTCCTGCTCGACGCGATGCTGGGCAAACTGGCGACGTACCTCCGGATGTGCGGGTACGACGCGGCGTACGCGCTGGACCGCGAGGCGCGAAGCGCCTCGGAACGGACGAGCGGGGACGAGCGATGCGACGACCCGGGAGGCGTCGAGGACGACGACGACCTGCTGGCTCTCGCAGAATCCGAAGGGCGACTGCTCGTGACTCGGGACGCGGAGTTGGCCGAGCGCGCCGACGGACTCCTACTGACGACGAAACCAGTGACCGACCAACTCCGGGAACTCGCCGACGCGGGCTTCGAACTCGAACTCTCGGAACCGACGCGGTGCGCCGAGTGCAACGCGGAGCTGGTGGCCCTCGCGGCGGACGCAGAGACGCCCGAGTACGCGCCCGACACCGACGAGTTCCGGGTCTGGCGGTGTCCCGAGTGCGACCAGCACTTCTGGAAGGGGAGTCACTGGGCGTCGGTCGAAGAGACGCTCTCGGACCTCTAG
- a CDS encoding helix-hairpin-helix domain-containing protein, with protein sequence MTRNAEIADLLEEYADLLSAQGVDYKPKVYERAAESIRDSPEAIEELAAEGPEAVQRIQDVGESISKKVVEAVETGTFEQLEDEREQMPVEMAELTSVEGVGPKTVGDLYRALDVRDLDDLEHAAREGQIREVSGFGEKTEQNILDGIQFARESQGRSLLGDARPVGEAALEFFEAIPEAGRCELAGSLRRWKPTIGDIDVLVGSDDRQAVIDAFTEWEEADEVIEAGTDKASVRSDGQRVDLRVVVPEEFGSAIQYFTGSKEHNIRLRNYAIDRGYKINEYGAFDVSELGSDGSSDSSDDVSEVEDPDSGQRVGERVAGETEAGMYEAVGLPYIEPEMREDRGEIAAAADGDLPDLVEEGEIRGDLHLHTEWSDGGFSVAEMAEAAAEFGHDYISVADHATGPGMVGGVGLDDEELREQLAEIRAMADDLPITVFAGVEANIDRDGDISVGDDLLADLDCVVASPHSALEGDATDRIVAAIEHPSVDIVGHPTGRMIHQRPGVELDIDVVARAAADHGTALEVNSSPYRLDLWGSAVKQAVEEGATIAIDTDAHSPAEYEHVRYGVHTARRGWAQADDILNARDADGVREFLD encoded by the coding sequence ATGACACGCAACGCCGAAATCGCCGACTTACTCGAAGAGTACGCCGACCTGCTGTCCGCGCAGGGCGTGGACTACAAGCCGAAGGTCTACGAGCGGGCGGCCGAGAGCATCCGCGACTCCCCGGAGGCCATCGAGGAGTTGGCCGCCGAGGGTCCCGAGGCGGTCCAGCGGATTCAGGACGTGGGCGAGTCTATCTCGAAGAAAGTCGTAGAGGCGGTCGAGACGGGCACGTTCGAGCAGTTGGAGGACGAGCGCGAGCAGATGCCGGTCGAGATGGCCGAACTCACCAGCGTCGAGGGCGTCGGTCCCAAGACGGTGGGCGACCTCTACCGGGCGCTCGACGTGCGGGACTTAGACGACCTCGAACACGCCGCCCGCGAGGGGCAGATTCGGGAGGTCTCCGGGTTCGGCGAGAAGACCGAGCAGAACATCCTCGACGGTATCCAGTTCGCCCGCGAGTCGCAGGGCCGGTCGCTGCTCGGCGACGCCCGACCCGTGGGCGAGGCCGCCTTGGAGTTCTTCGAGGCGATTCCGGAGGCGGGCCGGTGCGAACTCGCGGGGTCGCTCCGGCGGTGGAAACCGACCATCGGCGACATCGACGTGCTGGTCGGCAGCGACGACCGACAGGCGGTCATCGACGCGTTCACGGAGTGGGAGGAGGCCGACGAGGTAATCGAGGCCGGGACCGACAAGGCCAGCGTGCGCTCGGACGGCCAGCGCGTGGACCTCCGGGTCGTCGTGCCCGAGGAGTTCGGGAGCGCCATCCAGTACTTCACCGGGAGCAAAGAGCACAACATCCGGTTGCGGAACTACGCCATCGACCGCGGATACAAGATAAACGAGTACGGCGCGTTCGACGTCTCCGAGCTCGGCTCGGACGGCTCGTCGGACTCGTCCGACGACGTCTCGGAAGTCGAAGACCCCGATTCGGGCCAGCGAGTCGGCGAACGCGTCGCGGGCGAGACCGAGGCGGGGATGTACGAAGCGGTCGGCCTGCCGTACATCGAACCCGAGATGCGCGAAGACCGCGGGGAGATAGCCGCCGCCGCGGACGGCGACCTGCCGGACCTCGTCGAGGAGGGCGAAATCCGGGGCGACCTCCACCTCCACACCGAGTGGTCCGACGGCGGGTTCAGCGTCGCGGAGATGGCCGAGGCCGCGGCCGAGTTCGGCCACGACTACATCAGCGTCGCCGACCACGCGACCGGACCGGGAATGGTCGGCGGCGTCGGACTGGACGACGAGGAGTTGCGCGAGCAACTGGCCGAGATTCGGGCGATGGCCGACGACCTTCCCATCACCGTCTTCGCGGGCGTCGAGGCCAACATCGACAGGGACGGCGACATCAGCGTCGGCGACGACCTGCTGGCGGACCTCGACTGCGTGGTCGCCTCGCCCCACAGCGCGCTGGAGGGCGACGCGACCGACCGCATCGTCGCCGCCATCGAACACCCGAGCGTGGACATCGTCGGCCACCCGACCGGGCGGATGATACACCAGCGCCCCGGCGTCGAGTTGGACATCGACGTGGTGGCGCGCGCCGCCGCCGACCACGGTACCGCCCTCGAAGTCAACAGCAGTCCCTATCGCCTCGACCTCTGGGGGAGCGCGGTCAAGCAGGCCGTCGAGGAGGGCGCGACCATCGCCATCGACACCGACGCCCACTCCCCGGCGGAGTACGAACACGTCCGGTACGGCGTCCACACCGCCCGGCGCGGGTGGGCGCAGGCCGACGATATCCTGAACGCCCGCGACGCCGACGGCGTGCGGGAGTTCCTCGACTGA
- a CDS encoding DUF5788 family protein, which translates to MKEYERKQLLERVEREGATVGADIPETIDVQGESIDLREFVFEIKRRDTVPSGERDRVDRAKKNLRRERLQRKQLLEEGDITRAEGEELVNAVVGIDRALNALQNLGPTDLEREEQAQEAADRKRWMSFLKQALGRDDASSRGRL; encoded by the coding sequence GTGAAGGAGTACGAGCGGAAACAACTGCTGGAGCGCGTCGAGCGCGAGGGCGCGACGGTCGGGGCGGACATCCCCGAGACCATCGACGTGCAGGGCGAGTCGATTGACCTCCGGGAGTTCGTCTTCGAGATAAAGCGCCGGGACACCGTCCCCTCGGGCGAGCGCGACCGCGTGGACCGGGCGAAGAAGAACCTCCGGCGCGAGCGCCTCCAGCGCAAGCAACTGCTCGAAGAGGGTGACATCACGCGGGCGGAGGGCGAGGAGTTGGTCAACGCCGTCGTGGGCATCGACCGCGCGCTCAACGCCCTCCAGAACCTCGGACCGACAGACCTCGAACGCGAGGAACAGGCGCAGGAGGCCGCCGACCGCAAGCGCTGGATGTCGTTCCTCAAGCAGGCGCTCGGCCGGGACGACGCGAGCAGTCGCGGCCGACTCTGA
- a CDS encoding class I SAM-dependent methyltransferase yields MDHSDQMLDEAERKLETFGDRATLERGAFPDDYPSVSGEYDLVVSSLAVHHLDETQKQTLFDAIYESLVPGGWFLNGDVIRFDAPHLETLSGEMIENWVRSKGWREDDFMEEWEASDDYDDPSSLTDQLVWLRESEFEAVTSIWQYYNFAVYGGKKPE; encoded by the coding sequence GTGGACCACAGCGACCAGATGCTCGACGAGGCCGAGCGCAAACTGGAGACGTTCGGCGACAGGGCCACCCTCGAACGCGGAGCCTTCCCGGACGACTACCCGTCGGTCTCCGGCGAGTACGACCTCGTGGTCTCGTCGCTGGCGGTCCACCACCTCGACGAGACCCAGAAGCAGACCCTCTTCGACGCCATCTACGAGTCGCTGGTGCCCGGCGGGTGGTTCCTCAACGGCGACGTGATTCGCTTCGACGCGCCCCACCTCGAGACGCTGTCGGGCGAGATGATAGAGAACTGGGTGCGCTCGAAGGGGTGGCGCGAGGACGACTTCATGGAGGAGTGGGAGGCCAGCGACGACTACGACGACCCCTCCTCGCTGACCGACCAACTCGTCTGGCTCCGGGAGTCGGAATTCGAGGCGGTCACCTCCATCTGGCAGTACTACAACTTCGCAGTGTACGGCGGTAAGAAGCCGGAGTGA
- a CDS encoding GNAT family N-acetyltransferase — translation MGSDDVSVVRTEVDGHESALRELLLDYYEFADREAQAYFDELTGIDVEAAVEDDIDRLGSAAVDDPLFLARDGDRIVGSVQLKRLDETTAEVKRLYVTPDYRGRGLGRRLVEELLDGAERDGFETLRLGVGPYLDAARSLYEDLGFEYTSRYDQSGAPEAVGDEWGFMRRSLD, via the coding sequence ATGGGAAGTGACGACGTTTCGGTCGTCCGGACCGAGGTAGACGGTCACGAATCGGCGTTGCGGGAGCTACTGCTGGACTATTACGAGTTCGCCGACCGGGAGGCGCAGGCGTACTTCGACGAACTCACGGGCATCGACGTCGAGGCGGCCGTCGAGGACGACATCGACCGACTGGGGAGCGCCGCGGTGGACGACCCCCTGTTTCTGGCTCGCGACGGCGACCGAATCGTCGGGTCGGTCCAGTTGAAGCGACTGGACGAGACCACCGCCGAGGTCAAGCGGTTGTACGTCACCCCCGACTACCGGGGAAGGGGACTCGGCCGGCGACTCGTGGAGGAACTGCTGGACGGTGCCGAGCGCGACGGGTTCGAGACGCTTCGACTCGGGGTCGGGCCGTACCTCGACGCGGCGCGGTCGCTGTACGAGGACCTCGGCTTCGAGTACACGTCCCGGTACGACCAGAGCGGTGCCCCGGAAGCGGTCGGCGACGAGTGGGGGTTCATGCGACGGTCGCTCGACTGA
- a CDS encoding rhomboid family intramembrane serine protease gives MAQCDVCGESENMPYECRRCGGTFCSAHRLPESHDCPGLNEWNDPDGVFDSGFDDTVNDSGRAGGITDRIGVDTGPGGPLGYFRGNMTFVLLGLMWITFALQWIVLLVAPQLYQPLFVLQSDHLLNVWTWFTSIFSHSPTNFLHIVFNSMVLYFFGPVVERRVGSKKFAVLFLVAGAIAGLAQVGIYALMNPAAPATGVLGASGAVAAVLGVLTILNPNLTIYLYFILPMPLWLATTLFVGYSVFVSAAGGIGAGGVAQLAHLAGVGIGLLYGIKLKREGERAPQQLQVGGGRGPGGPGGPGGPGGRF, from the coding sequence ATGGCGCAGTGCGACGTGTGTGGCGAAAGCGAGAACATGCCGTACGAGTGTCGGCGGTGCGGCGGCACCTTCTGTTCGGCCCACCGACTCCCGGAGAGTCACGACTGTCCGGGGCTGAACGAGTGGAACGACCCGGACGGCGTGTTCGACAGTGGTTTCGACGACACCGTGAACGACAGCGGGCGGGCGGGCGGAATCACGGATAGAATCGGCGTCGACACCGGACCCGGCGGTCCCTTGGGCTACTTCCGAGGGAACATGACATTCGTCCTGTTGGGGCTGATGTGGATAACCTTCGCGCTCCAGTGGATAGTCCTCCTCGTCGCGCCCCAACTCTACCAGCCTCTATTCGTCCTCCAGTCCGACCACCTCCTCAACGTCTGGACGTGGTTCACGTCCATCTTCAGCCACAGTCCGACCAACTTCCTCCACATCGTCTTCAACAGCATGGTGCTGTACTTCTTCGGTCCCGTGGTCGAGCGCCGGGTCGGCAGCAAGAAGTTCGCCGTCCTGTTCCTCGTGGCGGGAGCGATAGCCGGACTCGCGCAGGTCGGCATCTACGCGCTGATGAACCCCGCCGCCCCGGCGACCGGCGTCCTCGGCGCGAGCGGTGCAGTCGCGGCGGTGCTGGGCGTGCTGACGATTCTGAACCCCAACCTCACCATCTACCTCTACTTCATCCTCCCGATGCCCCTGTGGCTGGCGACCACGCTGTTCGTCGGCTACTCGGTGTTCGTCAGCGCGGCCGGGGGCATCGGCGCGGGCGGGGTCGCCCAGTTGGCCCACCTCGCAGGCGTCGGCATCGGTCTGCTGTACGGTATCAAACTCAAGCGCGAGGGCGAGCGCGCGCCCCAGCAGTTGCAGGTCGGCGGCGGCCGGGGTCCAGGCGGTCCCGGCGGCCCCGGCGGTCCGGGCGGACGTTTCTAA
- a CDS encoding endonuclease V, whose amino-acid sequence MTPVHPEFVPDPTLSREEMERLQRDIAEVAVFEDDFAFDPAAVRADQTDDGQTALGAATDDAEPPVVVGVDQAFVDAFSEEALAVSAIVATRGGEVIEEVHAVEPTEIPYVPGLLSFREGGAILSAFEKLSVDPDLAVLDGSGRIHFRQAGIATHVGVTLDVPAVGVAKSLLCGRPRESLDEYLSQGARVAIEADDSVTAPPGTVIGHAYQSRQYDNPETRHVNPLYVSPGHRVSAETTTDLVERLCAGYKLPEPTRLADNYADEVKAEVRD is encoded by the coding sequence ATGACGCCAGTTCATCCCGAGTTCGTCCCCGACCCGACGCTCTCCCGCGAGGAGATGGAGCGACTCCAGCGCGACATCGCCGAGGTCGCGGTCTTCGAGGACGACTTCGCGTTCGACCCCGCGGCGGTGCGGGCCGACCAGACCGACGACGGCCAGACCGCGCTCGGCGCGGCGACCGACGACGCCGAACCCCCGGTGGTCGTCGGCGTGGACCAGGCGTTCGTGGACGCGTTCTCCGAGGAGGCGCTCGCGGTCAGCGCCATCGTCGCCACGCGCGGGGGCGAGGTAATCGAGGAGGTCCACGCGGTCGAACCGACCGAGATTCCCTACGTCCCCGGACTCCTCTCGTTCCGCGAGGGCGGGGCCATCCTCTCGGCGTTCGAGAAGTTGTCGGTCGACCCCGACCTCGCGGTCCTCGACGGGAGCGGGCGCATCCACTTCCGACAGGCCGGAATCGCCACGCACGTCGGCGTCACGCTCGACGTGCCCGCGGTCGGGGTCGCAAAGAGCCTGCTCTGCGGTCGGCCCCGAGAGTCGCTGGACGAGTATCTGTCTCAGGGCGCGCGCGTCGCCATCGAGGCGGACGACAGCGTGACCGCGCCGCCGGGAACGGTCATCGGCCACGCCTACCAGTCGCGCCAGTACGACAACCCCGAGACGCGCCACGTCAATCCGCTCTACGTCAGCCCCGGCCACCGCGTGAGCGCCGAGACCACGACCGACCTCGTGGAACGCCTCTGTGCGGGCTACAAACTGCCCGAACCGACTCGGCTGGCCGATAACTACGCCGACGAAGTGAAGGCCGAAGTCCGCGACTGA
- a CDS encoding SDR family oxidoreductase: MTETVLITGCSSGIGRETAHCFLEDGWEVYATARNPADIQSLGDAGANVASLDVTDEDDAERVVERIIDEKGRIDCLVNNAGYAQLGPVEDVTTESVENQFEVNVFGPHRLLREVLPHMRDRRTGTVVNVSSVSGRLATPGMGIYNGSKFAMEGISDALRPEVSEYGIDVVLVEPGPVDTAFAERASDEVEGLERSDAYETLYSILDDTEAVGGGGPGAVAPRRVAETILDAANLTDPAARYPVGQVAKVAMLGRFVPAKLRDKFYRLALSLVAKNPLGD, encoded by the coding sequence GTGACCGAAACTGTCCTCATCACCGGTTGTTCGTCGGGCATCGGGCGCGAGACGGCGCACTGCTTCCTCGAAGACGGGTGGGAAGTGTACGCGACGGCCCGCAACCCCGCCGATATCCAGTCGCTCGGCGACGCGGGGGCAAACGTCGCCTCGCTCGACGTGACCGACGAGGACGACGCCGAGCGCGTCGTCGAGCGCATCATCGACGAGAAGGGGCGCATCGACTGTCTCGTCAACAACGCGGGGTACGCCCAACTCGGCCCGGTCGAAGACGTGACGACCGAGAGCGTCGAGAACCAGTTCGAGGTGAACGTCTTCGGTCCCCACCGCCTGCTTCGCGAGGTGCTACCTCACATGCGCGACCGCCGGACCGGGACTGTCGTCAACGTCTCCAGCGTGTCGGGACGACTCGCCACGCCCGGGATGGGTATCTACAACGGGTCGAAGTTCGCCATGGAGGGAATCAGCGACGCCCTGCGACCCGAGGTGTCGGAGTACGGTATCGACGTGGTACTGGTCGAACCCGGCCCGGTGGACACCGCCTTCGCGGAGCGGGCCTCCGACGAAGTCGAGGGGTTGGAGCGCTCGGACGCCTACGAGACGCTGTACTCCATTCTGGACGACACCGAGGCCGTCGGCGGCGGCGGTCCGGGCGCGGTGGCCCCTCGCAGAGTGGCCGAGACGATTCTGGACGCCGCGAATCTGACCGACCCCGCCGCGCGCTACCCGGTCGGACAGGTAGCGAAGGTGGCGATGCTCGGTCGGTTCGTCCCCGCGAAGTTGCGCGACAAGTTCTACAGACTCGCGCTCTCGCTGGTGGCGAAGAATCCGCTCG